Proteins from a genomic interval of Sphingobacterium sp. SYP-B4668:
- a CDS encoding LiaF transmembrane domain-containing protein has translation MNNRKITSGLIFLFVGIVLLLDVLDIVEFNWVEIIKYWPLLIILGGINMLMPNSEFGHIAKLGFTCILLGFLAYVGFVTPKQDLLSRFLRGSNIHISTNDDDSIADSNYSHSLSVPLPDTLTYASANFDMGTTNLHLSDVASTVLFEAKNTSNSYFMELSSNTSKQGIPHVNLNGEKKNEGKSKNNKTLIKLNKEVVWDLNFDIGASEVNFDLSPFKVRHINFDTGVSSVKLKLGMPVSHSQVNIDAGASSLEILVPKNAACRIVSDGGLSTISMDAGFLNKTDGIRETANYPNAAEKFDFAIDGGVTSIKIKQY, from the coding sequence ATGAACAATAGAAAAATAACCTCTGGACTTATTTTCCTTTTTGTAGGAATAGTACTCTTGTTAGATGTATTAGATATCGTGGAGTTCAACTGGGTTGAAATTATAAAGTACTGGCCACTACTCATTATTCTAGGTGGCATTAATATGCTCATGCCTAATAGCGAATTCGGACATATCGCCAAACTAGGTTTTACATGTATTCTGCTTGGATTTTTAGCCTATGTCGGTTTTGTCACACCCAAACAAGATCTTCTATCCCGATTCTTAAGAGGTTCAAATATCCATATTAGCACCAATGATGATGATAGCATTGCTGATAGTAATTATAGTCATAGTCTCTCGGTGCCTTTGCCAGATACCCTGACCTATGCTTCGGCCAATTTCGACATGGGTACCACCAACCTGCATCTATCCGACGTTGCCAGCACTGTGTTATTTGAAGCAAAGAACACTTCCAATTCATACTTTATGGAATTGTCATCCAATACTTCTAAACAAGGTATACCACACGTCAACCTCAATGGAGAGAAAAAAAACGAAGGAAAAAGCAAAAACAACAAAACGCTCATCAAGCTCAATAAAGAGGTCGTATGGGATTTAAACTTTGATATAGGTGCATCCGAAGTAAACTTTGACCTATCTCCATTCAAGGTACGCCATATAAATTTCGATACAGGTGTCAGCTCAGTAAAATTAAAACTCGGCATGCCCGTAAGTCACTCACAGGTCAATATAGATGCAGGAGCCTCTTCTTTAGAAATCCTCGTCCCCAAAAATGCAGCATGTCGCATTGTATCTGACGGAGGCCTATCGACCATCTCTATGGATGCCGGATTTCTAAATAAAACCGATGGTATTCGCGAGACAGCAAATTATCCCAACGCGGCTGAAAAATTTGATTTTGCTATTGACGGAGGAGTTACATCTATTAAAATCAAGCAATACTAA